The sequence below is a genomic window from Falco rusticolus isolate bFalRus1 chromosome 8, bFalRus1.pri, whole genome shotgun sequence.
CTTCCTGGAGATGAACActataaaaatgataaaaaagaaagaaaacaataaagccATTGTTCCTGTAATTACCCTCTGAGTGAAGATGGCATTGTTTGGCTCAGGGAAATGTTCTTCGGTGGTAACGACCATGCCTGCCGTAGTTGGAATCTCTTTGTCTCCCATATGGAAATGAGAAGAGCTTATTCTTTTTGTGTACTCGGTAGTTGGAGCTGTGTATGTCGTAGCCACGGGCGTAACAACAGTCGATAAATtccagcaaagctgaaaaccaTACACTGCATCCAGAATGTCCTCTCCCTGGGTGTGGTCGGGGCTATGGCAGAGGATGGAGTGCTCCCACCGACCTTGGAAGCCACTCAACCATGTGGCCAAGGCGCAGATCTTTGGGCTGCATTCCCACAGATTGCCGGAGAGGCCCACGGTGGTGAGGGCTGTCAGGGAACTTAGGATCTTGGAATCCAGAGTGGTGAGCTTGTTGTTATCCATTAGGAGGGTTTTAAGGTTAGGCATAGTTTCAAAGACGGTTAGGTCAATGGCTTTGATCTCGTTTCCAGTCAAATCGAGCTTTTCTAAGGTGCCCCAGGTCCACTCCATCCCACATGTCAAGTTGCTAATTTTGTTCCACTGCAAGAAGAGGGTGTGCAGGCTGCTCAGCCGGAGGAAGTGAGCAAAATTAATCTTTGTCAGCTGGTTGTGCTCTAGGTGAAGCTCCCTCAGCTTGATTAATCCCGCAAATCCATTGCGAGCCAAACTTCGCAAGCGGTTTGTGCTCAAATCCAGGAACTCCAGGCTACGACAGTCCCAGAACAGGCGGACCGGGATGGTCCGCAGAGAGTTGGATCGCAAGTGCAAGGTCTGTAGCTTGCGAAGGCCGTAGAAGAGCTCGGGGTGCAGAGAGGATAACTGATTAAAAGAGAGGTCCAAATTCTGCAGGTTAAGCAGTTGGCTAAAAGTTGTGTTTGGcaaatgaaagattttgttGGAACTTAAGACTAATTCCTTAAGTTTATACAGTCCTTGAAAAGAATCTTCTCTGACTGTTGCAATTTGATTATGATCTAAGTGAAGCCAAGTAAGTTGACTGAAGCTTGCAAATTGATCCCTTTCAAGTTCAGAAATATAATTGTGCCTCAGTGACAAACCTAGCGAGCCCTTTTCAGTGGTGTTTGGCACTGAGTGAAACCCCTGAGAGTCACAGTAAAAGAGCAGCTTC
It includes:
- the LRRTM2 gene encoding leucine-rich repeat transmembrane neuronal protein 2 isoform X3, whose translation is MQPPMYSKEWLFYGLRKLQTLHLRSNSLRTIPVRLFWDCRSLEFLDLSTNRLRSLARNGFAGLIKLRELHLEHNQLTKINFAHFLRLSSLHTLFLQWNKISNLTCGMEWTWGTLEKLDLTGNEIKAIDLTVFETMPNLKTLLMDNNKLTTLDSKILSSLTALTTVGLSGNLWECSPKICALATWLSGFQGRWEHSILCHSPDHTQGEDILDAVYGFQLCWNLSTVVTPVATTYTAPTTEYTKRISSSHFHMGDKEIPTTAGMVVTTEEHFPEPNNAIFTQRVITGTMALLFSFFFIIFIVFISRKCCPPTLRRIRQCSMIQNHRQLRSQTRLHMANISDQGPYNEYEPTHEGPFIIINGYGQCKCQQLPYKECEV
- the LRRTM2 gene encoding leucine-rich repeat transmembrane neuronal protein 2 isoform X1; translated protein: MGLHFKWPLGARMLAALYAMSMVLKMLPALGMACPPKCRCEKLLFYCDSQGFHSVPNTTEKGSLGLSLRHNYISELERDQFASFSQLTWLHLDHNQIATVREDSFQGLYKLKELVLSSNKIFHLPNTTFSQLLNLQNLDLSFNQLSSLHPELFYGLRKLQTLHLRSNSLRTIPVRLFWDCRSLEFLDLSTNRLRSLARNGFAGLIKLRELHLEHNQLTKINFAHFLRLSSLHTLFLQWNKISNLTCGMEWTWGTLEKLDLTGNEIKAIDLTVFETMPNLKTLLMDNNKLTTLDSKILSSLTALTTVGLSGNLWECSPKICALATWLSGFQGRWEHSILCHSPDHTQGEDILDAVYGFQLCWNLSTVVTPVATTYTAPTTEYTKRISSSHFHMGDKEIPTTAGMVVTTEEHFPEPNNAIFTQRVITGTMALLFSFFFIIFIVFISRKCCPPTLRRIRQCSMIQNHRQLRSQTRLHMANISDQGPYNEYEPTHEGPFIIINGYGQCKCQQLPYKECEV
- the LRRTM2 gene encoding leucine-rich repeat transmembrane neuronal protein 2 isoform X2 — its product is MQPPMYSKEWLSSLHPELFYGLRKLQTLHLRSNSLRTIPVRLFWDCRSLEFLDLSTNRLRSLARNGFAGLIKLRELHLEHNQLTKINFAHFLRLSSLHTLFLQWNKISNLTCGMEWTWGTLEKLDLTGNEIKAIDLTVFETMPNLKTLLMDNNKLTTLDSKILSSLTALTTVGLSGNLWECSPKICALATWLSGFQGRWEHSILCHSPDHTQGEDILDAVYGFQLCWNLSTVVTPVATTYTAPTTEYTKRISSSHFHMGDKEIPTTAGMVVTTEEHFPEPNNAIFTQRVITGTMALLFSFFFIIFIVFISRKCCPPTLRRIRQCSMIQNHRQLRSQTRLHMANISDQGPYNEYEPTHEGPFIIINGYGQCKCQQLPYKECEV